The Siniperca chuatsi isolate FFG_IHB_CAS linkage group LG7, ASM2008510v1, whole genome shotgun sequence genome includes a window with the following:
- the LOC122878884 gene encoding V-set and transmembrane domain-containing protein 5 encodes MWHFRLWDVQDVAVFLSITLYMCHLAGAISVHSPQRSLTRSVQEDVFFSVDVTCIGIPTIQWTFMSGAVSRTIGTWQPGMYTNITVDYSSRVQPYNNGSMGLSDLRLQDAGYYVVTVTETAGSSKDAGFVLKVNEVLYEDLQYLSVSALALACLAGLFMLAMWLLDKVYRKIVAWRCRKQMPENDATELQTL; translated from the exons ATGTGGCATTTTAGGCTCTGGGATGTACAAGATGTTGCTGTGTTTCTCAGCATCACATTATATATGTGTCACCTAG CTGGAGCCATCTCCGTCCATTCTCCCCAGAGGAGCCTCACCAGGTCAGTTCAGGAGGATGTGTTTTTCTCAGTGGATGTTACCTGCATTGGGATCCCCACCATACAATGGACCTTTATGTCAGGAGCGGTGAGCCGCACCATAGGGACTTGGCAGCCGGGGATGTACACCAACATAACGGTGGATTACAGCAGCAGAGTGCAGCCCTACAACAATGGCTCTATGGGCCTGTCAGACCTGCGGCTGCAGGATGCTGGATACTACGTGGTCACTGTCACAGAAACAGCAGGAAGCAGCAAGGATGCTGGCTTTGTCCTGAAAGTGAACG AGGTGCTGTATGAGGACcttcagtacctgtctgtctctgccttggCACTGGCCTGTTTGGCTGGCCTTTTCATGCTGGCCATGTGGCTACTAGACAAGGTCTACAGGAAGATAGTGGCATGGAGGTGCAGGAAACAGATGCCAG AAAATGATGCAACAGAGCTGCAGACTCTTTGA